A segment of the Maylandia zebra isolate NMK-2024a linkage group LG2, Mzebra_GT3a, whole genome shotgun sequence genome:
taataaaaaacaaatacataacaACATAActatggaaagaaaaaaaatgaaccaTGGTTGCTAGCATGGCTTAGTACAGATCGCTTCCAACTAGTGAAGTATGTTATTTTACACAATGGAACTACTTTCACcagttcaaaaaaataaaataaatcagagaTCAGTTTAAACTATTGTACTCTACTCACCGATAAACCAACTCCAGCCCTCGGGAGCTACCGTCCcccagcttttagatgcatccttgttccgacACACCTGAACCACATGATTGGCTTGTTaccaggcctttgccaaacttgacggcatgctgaagaggtaatccaaacatttgattcagctgtgttggagtagggatgcatctaaaagctgggGGCAGTAGCTCTCGAGGGCTGGCGTTGGACGCCCCTGCTTTAGGTCATGAGCTCAGACAACCTACTAAACTGCTGCAgggacatttttgtttcccttcAAACTTTACACTCAAACAATCCCATGTTTGTTTTTAGGTTTGAATTCAAGAAGTGAATAAAATGTAGTCTTATCACCGTTATGTTGGCTAAATTCCTTCAAACTTTACACCTTTTACTTTCTAAGCTTCattgtgttcagtgtttttctaagAACGAATGCAGCTCAGGCAGACGttcaaaaccaaaacaacactGTATGAGAGTGCTGCTGGGAGTAGCATCTAAACAAACTCAATATGTACAAAATGACTGTGAGTCAAGTACGTTCacatgataaatgtttttatttacacgTAATCCACGTTGAGAAATGGGGACGAGACAAACCAGAAAGAAGCAGACCAACACCAACAACCTCCTGGACAGGAAAAGAGACAATTAGATATATCATCACACTGCACAACactagtggtgcaacggatcaaaagcctcacggttcggttcggcaaaaaaagacaaaaattgaacatttaattatttacttattgaagttttttttgcctgttaaaaacattcaactcaACACTCATTCCACACAACTATTAAAAACATTATGGTTCAATATAGTGCAGTACAGTCTTTGTATCTACCactcagttcaattttattcataaagctccaaatcacaacagcagtcgcctgaAGGCGCTTTATAAtgtaaggcagaccctacaataatacacaccGCTCATTGCATCGCTGTGATGGTCACGTAGCTTTCCGTTGAGCTGGAGCTCCACCCGTTTGTAGTTGGGCAACAGAAGATGCCTGGGACAGCTCAGccataactttaaacttttcctgCTCATACATGCTTGGAACGATCTTGCCACTAAAGTGGACGCGCGACAGGATATCATAGCGTGGCTCAAGCACGTCCATCACAGTTTAAACACCTTGTTTGGCACAACAGAATACGGCCTCccgtctgcagctaaacaccGCAGTAGCTTCTGTAACAGCTTTAGCCCGGTCGGACtgggcagcaaagggctgcttaaatgccacaaactcctctgctcctccacttggaccgCCAGCGCTGACCATAGCTATCGCTTGACAGACCCACCACGCCACcatacacatactttttttCGAATCTTTGGATCACGTGCGTGCCGAACCGTGGAGTGGGATCGGTTTGGATTACGGATCAAccgtgatccgttgcaccactacaCAGCACCAATAATAATAGTAAGATGTATAACTGATCAGTGATTCATATTTAAACTGAAACATTACATGTATAAAGCCTAATTTACACCACGGAGCCCTGTTTGTGAAGTTGGATTTAagaacatgtttacagccatcTCGTGCCAGTGCTGGTAACAGACAGGACCAGCAATGCAGTGGAAAGCAACGAGACCGGAACATtaaaagcagtttaagagtctttTGAATTGCCCCaagcaataaagaaaaaacaacaagggTTTACCATACTGTCCACTGTCACTCTTCTGTCTCTTAAGCAGTAAGTCAGTTTACATTGTTGGCTAGCTAGGCTACGGTTTATAGAGCACTTTATGAACGAGGGCAGTGAGGAGGAGAGCTTGTTTGAGTCAGCTGCACCTGATGGCACTAAATATGTTCCAAAAACTTTAGAAACCTACTTCTTAAATGCATCTTTACAGGCAGTGTTAAATCTATCAGTTGTTTGTGAAGGGCGCTCTTGTGTAAATTAGCTTTAATACTTGTAGTGTCCACTTAAATTTCAGTATTTAGAGGCGCTCACCTGTGAGTTTTGTAGGTTATTCCAGGCCATTCCTCACTTTGTACTCATGAGTGtctgtgctgtgctgtttgAAGAGCTGCAAATGGAAGGCCGAGAAGCCACAAGTCACTTACATGTGCGTTTGTCAATTCCCTATTTTAAATACATCACATCGTAATCTTAACTCCTGTATTGTTCCACAGATCTACAAGAAATGGCTGTCAAATGTCTGATTGTAAGACTAACATTGAAggaactattttttttaaaaatccttaaAACCACTTAAATTCAGGTGCCAGACACACTATGGACCGAGCTTCAGAACAAAACACatgttacagtaaaaacaataaaaacatttaaaaaaacttgCTGCTCATTGCTGCCCTCTACTGTGTAAAATTAAGACAAGCATAGAGACAACACTAAGCACCATCTTTGTCACGCTTTTAGCCTgtagcagcggtccccaaccttttttgcaccacggaccggtaccggtccgaggcccgggggttggggaccgctgttctaTAGCTTATATAATAGTTTGCATGACTTTGATTGTCAAAAGAAGCCGGAGTGCCCAGAGAGAGAGTATCTgtaggcacagggagaacacgCACACTCGACACAGAGGGTCACAGCTCTGGTTCAAACTGGGAACCTTCATACTGTGAGGTAACAGCCCAGCCAGGATTCAGGCTCAAGAAAATCACTCTGTAATCATTCTGCCTGACATGAATACATGCATTTAAAGGCAAGTCAAGAGTGTAAACTTCCAGTTTGATGCATTAAACAGAATTCAAccagaaacaaataaaaggGAAACTCTGACAACATATAGTCTGAGGCAGTCTAGAATGCAGGTTTACCCTGACATGAAGGGAACTCTgagttagggctgggccattTTATACctttcacggtaataccggtacaatgttgggcaacgataagaaaatgaaatatcgcgatagaatatgggtaaaacgcgcatgcacGGTGCCTTTATTTTCATACGCACACGGTGGAAAAAGCATGGCAGCGACAGAGAATGAGAAAggcgaaagtggatcgttgaatgaaacgaatcagaattggtttgtaaaaatggttcagtggtgtggaactggtttagctttcgtctgtcagatacacaccaaagcacaatgTCTGGTAGAGCGTGCTAGCGGATcatcgttattaccgtgttttttgggaAATAAGTCGCTATtaaaacctctttttaagtgttgtggatattctacatggttatgctgaggatatgtcggccagtttccactggaaataccttttggttaaactgtcagcgaggaatttgcatttgcactgttaaatgtttatataactttaatgcagataaaaaacagctgcttgtttcagtgaaaatacattgatgtttttttttgcaccaataaagttgtggagttttaAAGTACTTTGTCTGgcgtcagttatatcgtcaaTTATATCGTTATGGCAAATTTCAAAATATATACCATGATAactatttttggccatatttccCTGCCCTACTctgagttttttttaatcaagtgAGCCAACTTAAACTCTGAAACAAATACTAAGGTAACACACTCTGAAACCAATCTGCTGGCTAGCACGTTTTCTCCAACAAACTAAGTTACGTGACATTGGTATAGGTTGCATTCACATAACATTAAACTCCACAGAGCCTATGCAAACAAATGCTGCACTCTGAATACAACTCAAGTCACAGCGAATGCACTCAGACCTGATTGAACTACATAATCAGCTTTTTCAGGACCAAAGTCTCAGTTCTGCATCAACTCACAGTGGAGCTACTTCTAAAACAGCACCTTGGTGTACATATGAAATGATGCACTCACCAAGCCCCATAGGAAAGCAGATGTTCCAAAAGCAAGACCCACTCTGAACCAGTTGGGGTTGGTCATATCAGGCTTGGAGCTTGTGAAAGCAGACCTGCAGCCAGCTGGAACAATGAGAAACCACAACAACATGAAAAACACGGTCTTTGTATGGGCAGCCAGTACTCATACAGTCCAAGTAACGGTAAATGGaatggttcttatatagcgccttTCTACTTCCCTGTTCATACAAGCACCTTTTATTAACTCTAACATTTACACACATCCACACTAACGGATACATTGGAGAACAACTTGGGCTTATTATCTTGCTTAGGGACATTTGGCAAGTcaaggatcgaaccaccaaccgtgattagtagatgacctgttagatgttttttaatctttacacaaaacaaaacatgcactGAAAACCTGGGTTGAAAGCAGTTGCTAATACTTTGCCAGTCTTTAgctttgatgttttattttaccCCTTAGTTATAAAGCCAAAACCAATTCATGCTACCAGAATGCTaaactaagctaagctaagctaaggtCAGCCTGCAAAACAAACAGTCACTGTTTTAAATAACGAGCCAAATCACGTAGCCTTAAAAATTTTAACGACGATAATTAACAGCTTTTCGTGATTTTACCTCTGCTGACGAAAACAGCCCTGGACAGCAACCGGTTGAAAGTCATTTTCGCTGAAGAGAGCACCTTCCTCTCGACTCGCACGTTCGCACCGCGGTTGATTAAACTTCCTGTCAGACCTGATACCAAGATCACCGATAAATCAAACGACCACTCCGGAGCATCCTGCCCCTTTACTGGAAACAAACATTTGATTATGGTTAAACTGGTATCTTTATACAGACATAATCCAATTTTACGTTATACAATAAAATTAACGAATGAATTTGTcagttattatatttaaatatccaGAAATTACTCTTTACCACTACAGTGAAAGAAATATCACTGCGTATAACGTGGTTTAATTGCGGTGTCATCTGATGCACGGTGAGGTGCCAGTCAAACGTGTGTTCGCCCACCACCTCCGACCTGTGAGCAGGCTCACAGAACAGGCTGACCCGGAGGAGAAGCGCGTCGGCCATTTTGCTCGGAAGGGGGCCTTGGCGTCAACACGTGAGAAAGAGAGGTGTCTCAAAAGATCGAAACAGCCTGGTCTCTCTACCTCAGCCAGGACATTATTATTCATGTTTAAACCGAAAGAGACATAAGAAGCTACTACAATGCCCACAATCACCCTGCCGCCGAAAGAGAACGCGCTCTTCAAAAGAATTCTGGTAGGTTAAAATACCCGAGATCACGTTAGCTTGCTGGCTAATGGTAGTTTGCCAAGTAGCCTTCAGTTGCGAGATCTACAAGAGACGTGCCAGTGAATTAGGGATGTGTTCGCTACGCCAGACACACTGCGATTAAGTCGGCAGTTTTATTAAGCAGTAGCTGGAACACCGCGAAACCAGTCACGTGTTGTAGTTCTGGTGCCTGGCCATGGGGACGTATTCGGCTCGGACGTCTATGAGCACGTTTGTCTGGGGTCTGTTTCCAAAACAGTTGCACCTTGTTGGACTAGTTAAGTCCAGCGGCTGCAGGAGCTGGTCAGCCCAGATGGAGGTACGAGGAGCGTCCTCTCACTGCTCTACTGATCATTTACAGTGTCGCATAGATAAGAAGGCGCAGCGGTTTATTAAATACAGCAACGTGAAAACCGGCACATCGAAACACGTCAGCCGCTTCTGTTATAGTTAAGAGACTCGAAAACACGCATGCATGTTGATGCCCTCTGCTGCCGTTTGACAGCTCCTCGCTGTGGCGTTACACTGCATCAGACGCATTATCAATAATAAGCTTTAATGACGGTTTGAATTGAAATatatggagaaagcataaagtcttaaaaactgctgtaaatgTTCTGCAGGCAGGTCTGCGTGGTCACAATAACAGACCCTTGCGCTGACTGTACGGTGATGACATTTACGTCACTGGGCCGTGGGGATCCTCGCAGACTTGTTGATGCTGCTTTAGGAGCATGTGGTGCTTTTCCTGCTGGCTGGAGGAAGGACAGAGTCACTGgaacagtgttttcttttgcagacCTACAGTAATGTACTGTTCGTGGACTTTAAGATGACTCGCTGCAGTGTCAGGCACCTGATATAATGTGCTTTGTCCTTTTTCACAGAGGTGTTATGAACACAAGCAGTACAGGAATGGTCTGAAGTTCTGCAAACAGATCCTGAGTAACCCCAAGTTTTCTGAGCATGGAGGTAAGAACCTGATGCACCGTGCTCACTGTCAGCCTCCAGTCGTTTTAGGGGTGACGTGATATTTAATGATATTAACACAATGTGACACAGTGATCATTGTGTACATTTGGTTGCACTCCCATACAGTGGAATAAGCACCAGAATCCCAGTGTGAATTCATCCAGGAACACTGGGATTAAACAGCTGTAAACAACTGCCGCTCTTTCTAAACTCCTACATTCAGTATTCTAAAGTTTAAATCCAAAACTAAAAATGTTGCCAGTAAAACTTTGGGTCTGTTATCTTGGACACTGAATTAGTATTAAAATTCATTCTTAATATCTGCACCATCATAACGTTTTCAGCAGCACAGACACTTTGCATCAAAGCACAGGCCAAAGTTCAGACTGCTTGCTTTTCTTTATTGCTGCTGCCACACATGCTAAGGCTTACAAACATTACATTGCTTACATTAAGATTCTTTTATTTGACTTTGACCTTTGATTCTGCTTCAGATTTTTTCTCGgaccttttaaaatgtatttaattttgcaattaagaaaattATTTCTTCgaaatgtaaaattttaaaatgcacaTAAATACATTTGGAAAGGTCTTTTTTGACAGATGTTTGCAGCTGGATGCAGTTTCTATAATGGACCCAGAGCAGATCACTCTGAAAGACCTGcgttttttttgctcttttgaatatttattattgCTCGTTAATAAGAGAGAATTTTTTTATCTGATTACTCGATTAATTAATGGAATTATTGATGGAGTACTTGCTTAATAAAATAATTGATAGCTGAACCCCTGATAGTTGAATGTATGAATAAAGAAATTAGTGGTGGCTCAACCCTTTTGCACTCTATGTAAATGTCTTCATTTCCAAAAGAATGTCATGCTTGGAATAATTGCTGCCTGTGGTACTTTGAAAAATCCCAAGTGGAGTCACATGTTCAGAATCTTGATATTGAAAACTGTTCAGTTCAATATTAGTTATGTTGCCGACGACAACAACAGAACCGTAAGTGAGCAAAAACTGGGAATAAGATGGTTGCGTGTCATAAGTATCTGTTCTGCTGATATCTCTGTGATGAAGCAAACTTCCCCTCACCGagtttcaaattgataccatcGGTGTATTTACTAATAATCCTGGACagtttggtcaaggtcagaggtcaaggtGTCTGAAAGTCCTGTGAAGAACTCTAATAACTTGAGAATAAGGTGATTAATGCCATAGGTGCACCTACCAGGAGGCTGACGAGTTCTGCTCTCCACCACTAATATGTTGTCTTACTGTTAGGGTAAGATCATTCCCAGCTCTGGCTTCAGGAGCAGACAGACTTTAATGAAGTCCAAAGCAGTAAGGAAGCTTCGTCACTGTTAACGCCTCCATGATGAGCTGCGATTCAGACTGT
Coding sequences within it:
- the ndufc1 gene encoding NADH dehydrogenase [ubiquinone] 1 subunit C1, mitochondrial, with translation MTFNRLLSRAVFVSRAGCRSAFTSSKPDMTNPNWFRVGLAFGTSAFLWGLLFKQHSTDTHEYKVRNGLE